TCTGAAGAACGAGGCGCGCTGCTCGCACCTCGACGCGCTGACGAAGGGTTACCGGCTCTATCTCGAGCACTGCAAGCACGCGAACTCGGAGCCGGTGCTGGATCTGACGCGCGCATGGACACTCGTGCGTTTCTTCGACGCGGACATGCTGCAGCTCACGCGCTGCTGCCGCTGCACGGGCAAGTTCGTGGCGCACAAGCACGATTTGCAGAATAACGTGGTGTGCGGCGCGTGCCAGCCGCCGTCGCGCGCCGGCAAGACGAAGAAAGCCGCTGCCGCGAAGCTCGAAACGCAAGCGCAGGTCGATTCGCAACCGCAGGTTGTGCCACATGCGGTGCCTCATGTGCTGCCTCATGTGCTGCCAAACGCGGTGCCGCAAGTTGCTGAACCGGCCGTGGCCGAATTGCGCGAAGCGGTTGAGGCGATCGATGAAGCGATTGCGCAAGCCGCGATCGACGAGCTCGAACCCGAAACTGCGCTCGCCGCTGCCTGAGCTCTCCGCTTTAGTTCCTCTTTAGTTCTTTCCGCGTCTTTCCCGTTTCCGGCGCGCCATCGGGGCGCGCCGGTTTTCATTTCCCGGCCCGGTTTCAGCGGCTCATTTTCAACTCATCTTCAACTGAGCCACCCCACCGTCTGCACGACGAGCCACACGTTCGCGGCGCTGATCACCGCGAAAAGCGCCCACGCCAGCATGCGCGTCGGCAGCCGGTTCGCGAATTCGCCCATCAGCGCGCGGTCGTCGGTCATGCGGATCAGCGGGTACAGCGCAAACGGCAATTGCAGGCTCAGCACGACCTGGCTCGCGACGAGCAATTCGCCGACCGCGCCGTTACC
The genomic region above belongs to Paraburkholderia edwinii and contains:
- the flhC gene encoding flagellar transcriptional regulator FlhC, yielding MLKRSLTEDAQEVFRAIALIELGARMQVLESELTLSRDRMIRLYREVKGASPPKGMLPFSADWYMTWLANIHASLFYNTYLFLKNEARCSHLDALTKGYRLYLEHCKHANSEPVLDLTRAWTLVRFFDADMLQLTRCCRCTGKFVAHKHDLQNNVVCGACQPPSRAGKTKKAAAAKLETQAQVDSQPQVVPHAVPHVLPHVLPNAVPQVAEPAVAELREAVEAIDEAIAQAAIDELEPETALAAA